One Campylobacter sp. RM16192 genomic region harbors:
- the pstA gene encoding phosphate ABC transporter permease PstA, translating to MIGLISKETLKTRRLKSKIFKLVSMSSFVFCVIFLAFFLFSLISSGIGEFKRYYINVDILITEKLIQNPYSLPNVEKKYISRAWLRNLPNLIKQEDINIGETKSFLATANADVDGFLKHNFTKLNGEEIKEVMKLQKQGIIVSKFNKDFFTRGDSKIPENAGFLSAIVGSVLVMIVAMGLAFPIGVASAIYLEKFAKDNKFTKFIEININNLNAVPSIIFGLLGLSVFINFFGMPRSSALVGGIVLAIMSLPVIIVSTRSALRIVPESISQAGYSLGLTKFQVIFGHVLPNAFGGILTGLIMALAGAIGETAPLMIVGMIAFVPEIATSLLNPSTVMPAQIYIWSSSPERIYIEKTSAAILVLLFTVFALNLVAIMLRNRINKKV from the coding sequence ATGATAGGATTAATATCTAAAGAAACACTCAAGACAAGAAGACTAAAAAGCAAAATTTTTAAGCTTGTCTCCATGTCATCATTTGTCTTTTGTGTCATATTTTTGGCGTTTTTTCTATTTTCTTTGATTAGTAGTGGAATTGGTGAATTTAAAAGATACTACATAAATGTAGATATATTAATCACTGAAAAACTTATCCAAAATCCATACTCTTTACCAAACGTAGAAAAAAAATATATCTCTCGTGCCTGGCTTAGAAATTTACCTAATCTCATCAAGCAAGAGGATATAAATATCGGAGAGACTAAAAGCTTTTTGGCTACCGCAAATGCCGATGTGGATGGATTTTTAAAACATAATTTCACTAAATTGAACGGCGAAGAGATAAAAGAGGTAATGAAGCTTCAAAAACAAGGCATTATAGTAAGCAAATTTAATAAGGATTTTTTCACTAGAGGCGACTCAAAGATACCAGAAAATGCAGGATTTTTATCAGCGATTGTGGGTAGCGTATTAGTCATGATAGTGGCTATGGGACTTGCTTTTCCGATTGGAGTGGCAAGTGCAATTTATCTTGAAAAATTTGCAAAAGATAATAAATTTACAAAATTTATCGAGATAAACATAAATAATCTAAACGCCGTTCCTTCAATCATATTTGGACTTTTAGGACTCTCTGTATTTATAAATTTCTTCGGCATGCCAAGAAGCTCTGCACTAGTAGGTGGAATAGTGCTAGCGATAATGAGCCTGCCTGTAATCATAGTAAGCACTAGAAGCGCCTTAAGAATCGTGCCTGAAAGTATATCTCAAGCCGGATACTCGCTTGGACTTACCAAATTTCAAGTAATTTTTGGCCATGTTTTACCAAATGCCTTTGGAGGAATTTTAACCGGTCTTATCATGGCTTTAGCGGGAGCTATAGGCGAAACTGCGCCACTTATGATAGTTGGCATGATAGCCTTTGTGCCTGAAATCGCTACAAGTTTGCTAAATCCATCAACAGTAATGCCGGCTCAAATCTACATCTGGTCATCAAGTCCTGAAAGAATATACATAGAAAAGACAAGTGCGGCAATACTTGTGCTACTTTTTACGGTGTTTGCTCTAAATTTAGTCGCAATAATGCTAAGAAACAGAATAAATAAAAAGGTATAA
- the pstC gene encoding phosphate ABC transporter permease subunit PstC, which translates to MITIVATFMILSSIILEAMKFFSKESFFGFLFGTTWAPHDAFLDKDGQFGSVGLFFGTFYISLIAIITAFPIGIFSAIYLSQYASKRARATLKPILEILAGVPSVVYGFFAAIFVAPLTVKIAGFLGLNASYNNALSAGLVMGIMIIPMISSLCDDSISLVPKRLQYGALSLGLTKEESICFVVLPSAMPGIIGACLLGISRALGETMIVVMAASLRVNLSLNPLEDMTTVTVKIVEVLSGDQEFNNSLTLSAFALGITLFVLTFIINLIAVLISRNFQRKYKISNL; encoded by the coding sequence ATGATAACGATAGTAGCGACATTTATGATACTGTCATCTATCATTCTTGAGGCTATGAAATTTTTTAGCAAAGAGAGTTTTTTTGGCTTTTTGTTTGGCACTACTTGGGCGCCGCACGATGCATTTTTGGATAAAGATGGTCAGTTTGGCTCGGTAGGATTATTTTTTGGAACATTTTATATAAGCCTTATTGCGATAATTACGGCATTTCCGATTGGAATTTTTAGTGCAATATATCTAAGTCAATATGCAAGCAAGAGGGCAAGAGCTACTCTAAAGCCTATTTTAGAAATTTTAGCAGGAGTGCCAAGTGTGGTATATGGCTTCTTTGCAGCTATATTTGTGGCTCCGCTTACAGTTAAGATAGCAGGTTTTCTAGGGTTAAACGCCTCTTATAACAACGCCTTAAGCGCGGGGTTAGTAATGGGAATAATGATAATACCTATGATATCAAGTCTTTGCGACGACTCAATATCTTTGGTGCCAAAAAGGCTTCAATACGGAGCCTTAAGTCTTGGACTAACTAAAGAAGAGAGTATTTGCTTTGTAGTGCTTCCTTCCGCGATGCCTGGCATTATAGGAGCATGTCTTTTAGGGATTTCAAGAGCCTTAGGCGAAACGATGATAGTAGTGATGGCGGCAAGCTTGAGAGTAAATTTAAGCCTAAATCCACTTGAAGATATGACTACTGTTACAGTTAAGATAGTAGAGGTTCTAAGCGGCGATCAGGAGTTTAACAACTCGCTTACATTAAGCGCTTTTGCTCTTGGTATTACGCTATTTGTTCTAACTTTTATAATAAATTTAATAGCCGTTTTAATATCAAGAAATTTCCAAAGAAAATATAAAATTTCAAATTTATAA
- a CDS encoding substrate-binding domain-containing protein, whose protein sequence is MKISKVLILASLVCAASLADQIKIAGSSTVFPFSSYVAEEFSVVKNKKAPIVESIGTGGGFKAFCSASGKNGIDISNASRPMKMSEFEECLKNGIDDISGYMIGYDGIVFAQNKDNGSLNLTKEQIFLALAKEVPIDGKLVANQYKKWSDIDKNLPNKEISVYGPPTTSGTRDSFEEQLMQKASKKFKEYGYKSGKYSQIRDDGVYIPSGENDNLIIAKLAQNKNAFGIFGYGFLAENKDKIVAVAIDSVSPNENSVGDGSYELARSLYFYVKNSSKASNPDISEFIDLFVSESMIGNDGVLKSIGLIPLNKELFAKMQENVKNPTKLTKDMVKNSEILK, encoded by the coding sequence ATGAAAATTTCAAAGGTTTTAATTCTGGCTTCGTTAGTATGCGCCGCTTCCTTGGCAGATCAGATAAAAATCGCGGGAAGCTCGACTGTGTTTCCATTTTCAAGCTATGTGGCTGAAGAATTTAGTGTCGTCAAAAACAAAAAGGCACCCATAGTTGAAAGCATAGGGACAGGAGGCGGATTTAAGGCATTTTGTTCGGCTAGTGGCAAAAACGGCATAGATATCTCAAACGCATCTCGCCCTATGAAGATGAGCGAATTTGAAGAGTGCCTAAAAAACGGCATAGACGATATAAGCGGATATATGATCGGTTACGATGGAATAGTTTTCGCTCAAAACAAAGATAATGGCTCTTTAAATTTAACAAAAGAACAAATTTTCTTAGCACTTGCAAAAGAGGTTCCAATTGACGGCAAACTAGTAGCAAATCAATATAAAAAATGGAGCGATATAGATAAAAATTTGCCTAATAAAGAAATTTCAGTTTATGGACCTCCTACGACATCTGGAACTAGAGATAGCTTTGAAGAGCAACTAATGCAAAAAGCATCAAAAAAATTTAAAGAATATGGCTATAAATCCGGTAAGTACAGCCAAATTAGAGACGATGGAGTCTATATACCATCAGGTGAAAACGACAACCTAATAATCGCAAAACTAGCACAGAATAAAAACGCCTTTGGAATTTTCGGATACGGATTTTTAGCCGAAAACAAGGATAAAATCGTAGCAGTAGCGATAGACTCGGTATCGCCAAACGAAAATAGCGTAGGCGATGGTAGCTATGAGCTTGCAAGAAGCCTATATTTTTACGTAAAAAATAGCAGTAAAGCTTCAAATCCAGATATAAGCGAATTTATAGATCTATTTGTAAGCGAATCGATGATAGGAAATGATGGCGTATTAAAAAGCATAGGATTAATTCCATTAAATAAAGAGCTATTTGCAAAAATGCAAGAAAACGTAAAAAATCCAACGAAACTAACAAAAGACATGGTTAAAAACAGCGAAATACTAAAATAA
- a CDS encoding response regulator transcription factor — protein MSALIVIIDDEEDLAELLEYNLSKEGFETVGFCNVLKVEQFLEEEEPDLLIVDRNLIYAEGAQFVKSLRSKGFNTPVIFLSAKDSKEDRLQGFEAGGDDYITKPFDMDDLIARVKAVLKRTKKQSNILKFKDILVNNESKQVFINDQEVSLTKLEINLLTEFIINKNIVLSRDYLWDKIWGSEYMSEKTLNIAVKRLRQKLGNSDYIVSVRSQGYKIC, from the coding sequence GTGTCCGCACTAATAGTAATAATTGATGACGAAGAGGATTTGGCCGAGCTTTTAGAATACAATCTCTCAAAAGAGGGGTTTGAAACTGTCGGGTTTTGTAATGTATTAAAGGTAGAGCAATTTTTAGAAGAAGAGGAGCCTGATCTGCTTATAGTAGATAGAAATTTGATCTATGCAGAGGGTGCACAGTTTGTCAAATCTTTGCGCTCTAAAGGCTTTAATACCCCTGTTATTTTTTTAAGTGCAAAGGATAGTAAAGAGGATAGACTTCAAGGCTTTGAAGCAGGTGGAGACGACTATATTACAAAGCCATTTGACATGGATGATTTGATTGCAAGGGTAAAGGCGGTTTTAAAACGCACCAAAAAACAGTCTAATATTTTAAAATTTAAAGATATTTTAGTGAATAACGAATCAAAGCAGGTTTTTATAAACGATCAAGAGGTAAGTTTAACAAAGCTTGAGATCAATTTGCTAACTGAGTTTATAATAAATAAAAATATAGTTTTAAGCAGAGATTATTTATGGGATAAAATTTGGGGCAGTGAGTATATGAGCGAAAAGACTTTAAATATAGCTGTAAAAAGGCTAAGGCAAAAGCTTGGAAATAGCGATTATATAGTCTCAGTTAGATCTCAAGGCTATAAGATATGCTAA
- a CDS encoding sensor histidine kinase translates to MLIKFLMFLVIFTISIFVMKFISNILIAGFIIAFLTVFIFYFLIKKDAKRLKFQIENLKNPSFTQSDEAMFFDENLSLQNSLSELSSDIREVSKKYIKKSAKIKLRNTQLQGILSSISHEFKNPVAVIQASSHTLMNDKNLSDELRSKFIEKITKNSQRIVNLIDRLNLRSADSLSLKKTNFNLYNLALGAKNELLEKYKDREIDIENNEIQIFADEALIKQVLVNLIENALKYSNDKIEICFHDSSILIKDRGAGIEQKDIRLITKKYFKVKNNIQTNSFGLGLYISKQILKMHGFEFIIRSELNKGSVFGFRYLTDSANKEDDE, encoded by the coding sequence ATGCTAATAAAATTTCTGATGTTTTTGGTGATATTTACTATCTCTATTTTTGTCATGAAATTTATCTCAAATATTTTGATAGCAGGATTTATAATAGCTTTTTTGACTGTTTTTATATTCTATTTTTTAATAAAAAAAGATGCTAAAAGATTAAAATTTCAGATAGAAAATTTAAAAAATCCTAGCTTTACACAAAGTGATGAAGCTATGTTTTTTGATGAGAATTTAAGTTTGCAAAATAGTCTTAGCGAGCTCTCGTCTGATATTAGAGAGGTATCAAAAAAATACATTAAAAAATCCGCCAAAATAAAACTACGAAATACTCAGCTTCAAGGCATTTTAAGCTCAATTTCGCATGAGTTTAAAAATCCGGTAGCAGTAATTCAAGCATCAAGTCATACTTTAATGAATGATAAAAATCTAAGCGATGAATTGAGGTCTAAATTTATAGAAAAAATCACTAAAAATTCTCAAAGAATAGTAAATTTAATAGATAGACTAAATCTAAGATCCGCAGATTCTTTGTCTTTAAAAAAGACAAATTTTAATCTTTATAACCTTGCTTTAGGCGCCAAAAATGAGCTTTTGGAAAAGTATAAAGACAGGGAGATAGATATAGAAAATAATGAAATTCAGATATTTGCGGATGAGGCTTTAATAAAACAGGTTTTAGTAAATTTGATAGAAAATGCGCTTAAATACTCAAACGATAAGATAGAAATTTGTTTTCATGACAGCTCTATTTTGATAAAGGATAGAGGTGCAGGAATCGAGCAAAAAGATATAAGGCTAATAACTAAAAAATATTTTAAAGTTAAAAACAATATTCAGACAAACTCTTTTGGCTTGGGGCTTTATATCTCAAAGCAAATTTTAAAGATGCACGGATTTGAGTTTATAATTAGAAGCGAGTTAAATAAAGGCTCTGTTTTTGGCTTTAGATATCTAACAGATAGCGCCAACAAGGAAGATGATGAGTGA
- the pgeF gene encoding peptidoglycan editing factor PgeF: MSEILLDDGKFLVGFSDRFGGASTGAYESLNLGDHVGDEAKNVTKNREILAKYLGVEAKNLKFMRQIHSNRVEIIRNLDDEIAPCDGIITNLKCVALCVLVADCSPILIVDEVCEAVAAIHAGRAGVVGQICTNAVNKMKREFSSKTQDLKVFVGPNIKGGCYEIGELDLGKFNRYKNNGKFDINAALNDEFELLGVKDIKFDPICTHCDTRYFSYRRDKKTGRFAGFVMMR; encoded by the coding sequence ATGAGTGAAATTTTACTTGATGACGGAAAATTTTTAGTAGGATTTAGCGATAGATTTGGCGGAGCTAGCACCGGAGCTTATGAGAGCTTAAATTTGGGCGATCATGTTGGAGATGAGGCTAAAAACGTAACTAAAAATAGAGAAATTTTAGCTAAATATCTTGGCGTAGAAGCAAAAAATCTAAAATTTATGCGCCAAATTCACTCAAACCGCGTAGAGATAATTAGAAATTTAGACGATGAGATAGCGCCATGTGATGGCATAATCACAAATTTAAAATGCGTTGCGCTTTGCGTTTTGGTGGCTGACTGCTCGCCTATTTTGATTGTCGATGAAGTGTGCGAGGCTGTAGCTGCCATACACGCCGGAAGAGCTGGAGTAGTGGGGCAAATTTGCACAAATGCAGTTAATAAAATGAAAAGAGAATTTAGCTCTAAAACGCAAGATCTTAAAGTCTTTGTTGGGCCAAATATCAAAGGCGGCTGCTATGAGATAGGTGAGCTTGATCTTGGCAAGTTTAACAGATATAAAAATAACGGAAAATTCGATATCAATGCAGCTTTAAATGATGAATTTGAATTGCTGGGTGTTAAAGATATAAAATTTGATCCAATTTGCACTCATTGTGATACTAGATATTTCTCATACCGAAGAGACAAGAAAACAGGCCGATTTGCAGGCTTTGTAATGATGAGATAG
- a CDS encoding DUF4198 domain-containing protein: MKKILTSLVVAGVLSGAFAHDFWVTGKNADKFGADIGYGHGFPMPEKIEDKRVGLFEPLYIVDKTGSKTVLKQVGENYHYEGEKLKKGSYVLAGDYKPTFWSKDKDGKWHQDGHKENVKNVESCGFYARTAKSIIVEGDQVEDFIYKPIGQITEIVPLSDVTKIKVNTPFKLQFFANGKPAKVAKVTGVIEGFPEGKYTFFGTTDLQGVIEVIAIKEGNWLFQAKHETAYADPKKCDKEELDASLVIKVNK; the protein is encoded by the coding sequence ATGAAGAAGATATTAACTTCTTTAGTCGTAGCAGGCGTTTTAAGCGGTGCTTTTGCACATGATTTTTGGGTAACGGGCAAAAATGCGGACAAATTTGGCGCAGATATAGGTTATGGACACGGATTTCCTATGCCTGAAAAGATCGAAGATAAGCGCGTAGGATTATTTGAGCCGCTATATATCGTGGATAAAACAGGTTCTAAAACCGTTCTTAAGCAAGTTGGCGAAAACTATCACTATGAAGGCGAAAAGCTCAAAAAAGGCTCTTATGTGCTAGCGGGCGACTATAAACCTACATTTTGGTCAAAAGATAAAGACGGAAAGTGGCATCAAGACGGACATAAAGAGAATGTAAAAAATGTCGAGTCTTGCGGATTTTACGCTAGAACGGCGAAAAGCATAATCGTAGAAGGCGATCAAGTAGAGGACTTCATCTACAAGCCGATAGGTCAGATCACAGAGATCGTGCCGCTAAGCGATGTTACGAAGATCAAGGTTAATACTCCTTTTAAATTGCAATTTTTCGCTAACGGCAAACCTGCGAAAGTGGCTAAAGTTACTGGAGTGATCGAGGGATTTCCTGAGGGTAAATATACATTTTTTGGCACGACCGACCTTCAAGGCGTGATCGAAGTTATAGCTATCAAAGAAGGAAATTGGCTATTTCAAGCCAAGCACGAGACAGCTTACGCAGATCCTAAAAAATGTGACAAAGAAGAGCTTGACGCTAGCCTTGTAATAAAAGTAAATAAATAA
- a CDS encoding acetyltransferase: MGYEEFKIKDLRVAKIVQNAKKFGEIRLQNEALVKELLSLKQISLDKQERDEIERIFVNLMKIEEEVQLSS, from the coding sequence ATGGGATATGAAGAGTTTAAAATTAAAGATTTAAGAGTAGCCAAAATAGTGCAAAACGCTAAAAAATTTGGCGAAATAAGATTGCAAAATGAAGCTTTAGTAAAAGAATTATTAAGTTTAAAACAAATTTCACTAGACAAACAAGAGCGAGATGAAATCGAGCGAATTTTTGTAAATTTAATGAAAATTGAAGAGGAAGTGCAGTTAAGTAGTTAA
- the iadA gene encoding beta-aspartyl-peptidase, translated as MLLLKNADLYTPEHVGQSDVLVGGGKILAIGKDLDFKCEGLEVYDLEGKVLTPGLIDQHVHITGGGGEAGYHSRTPEIKLTDIIKYGTTTVVGTLGTDGCTRSLENLYSKAKALEFEGISTFIHTGSYATPSVTFTGSITKDLVLIDKVIGCKVAMSDNRSSYPSDAELIKMLSQIRIGGMISKKGGILHMHMGGLKTKLDFVFRILNDHTFPINYFSPTHCARTKDLFEECLAFQKMGGFIDITTGGSQFAPLDEVIAYGIENGLNLNLISMSSDGNGSVPRFDENGALVGYGCASCKSNLDVLQAVVRNKVLNISQAVSLMGKNVAKFLNLNGKGEIKVGNDADFAAFDNNMNLYDVIAKGELCMKNNEICKKGFFE; from the coding sequence ATGCTATTACTTAAAAATGCGGATTTATACACTCCAGAGCATGTGGGACAGAGTGATGTTTTAGTTGGAGGAGGTAAAATTTTAGCCATTGGCAAAGATCTTGATTTTAAGTGCGAAGGCCTTGAAGTTTATGACTTGGAGGGCAAGGTTTTAACTCCTGGACTTATCGATCAGCATGTGCATATCACGGGCGGTGGCGGAGAGGCGGGATATCACTCAAGAACGCCTGAGATTAAGCTAACTGACATTATAAAATATGGAACTACTACTGTGGTCGGAACTCTTGGTACAGATGGGTGCACAAGAAGCTTAGAAAATCTTTATTCTAAAGCAAAAGCTCTTGAATTTGAGGGAATTTCAACTTTTATTCACACCGGCTCTTATGCTACTCCAAGCGTAACTTTTACAGGCAGTATTACAAAGGATTTAGTGCTAATAGATAAGGTTATCGGCTGTAAAGTGGCAATGTCTGATAACCGCAGTAGCTATCCAAGTGATGCGGAGTTGATTAAAATGCTATCTCAGATTAGAATCGGTGGAATGATATCTAAGAAAGGTGGAATTTTACATATGCATATGGGTGGCTTAAAGACAAAGCTTGACTTTGTATTTAGAATTTTAAACGATCATACCTTCCCGATAAATTATTTTTCACCTACGCATTGCGCTAGAACGAAGGACTTATTTGAAGAGTGTTTGGCTTTTCAAAAAATGGGTGGATTTATCGACATTACAACTGGAGGAAGTCAGTTCGCTCCTCTTGATGAAGTCATAGCTTATGGAATTGAAAACGGGTTAAATTTAAATCTAATTTCAATGAGTTCGGATGGAAACGGAAGCGTGCCGAGATTTGATGAAAATGGAGCTTTAGTAGGCTATGGGTGTGCTAGTTGTAAATCAAATTTAGATGTTTTACAAGCTGTTGTTAGAAATAAGGTTTTAAACATATCTCAAGCCGTATCTTTAATGGGTAAAAATGTGGCGAAATTCCTAAATTTAAATGGCAAGGGTGAGATAAAAGTAGGCAATGATGCCGATTTTGCAGCATTTGACAACAATATGAACCTATATGACGTAATTGCTAAAGGTGAGCTTTGTATGAAGAATAACGAGATTTGTAAAAAAGGATTTTTTGAATAA
- the rpsB gene encoding 30S ribosomal protein S2: MVTMRDLLECGVHFGHQTRRWNPKMKKFIFGERKGIYIIDLQKTIRYFRYTYNIVRDAAAEGKTILFVGTKKQAGQTVGEYAEKCGMPYVNHRWLGGMMTNFGTIRQSIRKLEVIEAMEEDGSINLLTKKEALMLTRKKEKLLAYLGGIRNMKSIPDMIFVIDTVKEKIAVQEANRLKIPVVAPIDTNCDPDVIDYPIPGNDDAIRSVQLFCQEMAEAIIEGRSQLEKDGGVAEDGSEQVTQDEKDAVLEEALNEDDFSDEFGEDEE; this comes from the coding sequence ATGGTAACAATGAGAGATTTATTGGAGTGTGGCGTTCACTTCGGACACCAAACTCGCAGATGGAACCCAAAGATGAAAAAATTCATTTTTGGAGAGAGAAAAGGTATCTACATCATAGATCTACAAAAAACTATCCGTTACTTCCGCTACACTTACAACATAGTTCGTGATGCAGCGGCAGAGGGCAAGACTATCCTTTTTGTAGGAACTAAAAAGCAAGCCGGTCAAACAGTTGGCGAATATGCTGAAAAATGCGGTATGCCATACGTAAATCATCGCTGGCTAGGCGGTATGATGACAAACTTCGGAACTATCCGCCAATCAATCCGCAAGCTTGAAGTTATCGAAGCTATGGAAGAGGATGGATCTATCAATCTTCTAACCAAAAAAGAAGCTTTGATGCTAACAAGAAAAAAAGAGAAGTTACTAGCTTATCTTGGCGGTATCAGAAATATGAAAAGCATACCTGATATGATTTTTGTAATCGACACAGTTAAAGAAAAAATCGCTGTTCAAGAAGCAAATAGACTAAAAATCCCAGTTGTTGCACCAATCGATACAAACTGCGATCCTGACGTAATTGACTATCCAATCCCTGGAAATGACGATGCTATCCGCTCAGTTCAACTATTTTGCCAAGAGATGGCCGAGGCTATCATCGAGGGACGTTCACAACTTGAAAAAGATGGCGGCGTAGCAGAAGATGGTTCAGAGCAAGTAACTCAAGATGAAAAAGATGCTGTATTGGAAGAGGCTCTTAATGAAGATGACTTCTCTGATGAATTTGGCGAGGACGAAGAGTAA
- the tsf gene encoding translation elongation factor Ts yields MEITAQMVKELRESTGAGMMDCKKALAEANGDMEKAVDILREKGLGQAAKKADRLASEGLVSVVVCDHCKTATISEINSETDFVAKNAQFQALTKDTTAHIQTNSIQDVESLNVSVINGVKFEDYFKNQIATIGENLVVRRFETIKADDKGVVNGYVHSNGRVGVLIGAACESAEIAKKAEDFIRNLCMHAAAMKPQVISYKDLDKDFVEKEFIALKAELEKDNEELVRLGKPLHHIPSYASRLQLTDDVMAKAENAIKEELKAEGKPEKIWDKIIPGKIERFYADNTVLDQRLTLLGQFYVMDDKKTVEQVIAEKSKELGGKIEIVKYVRFELGEGLEKKNEDFAAEVAAQIG; encoded by the coding sequence ATGGAAATCACTGCACAGATGGTAAAAGAGCTCCGTGAATCTACCGGAGCAGGAATGATGGATTGTAAAAAAGCTTTAGCCGAAGCTAATGGTGATATGGAAAAAGCTGTAGATATACTTCGCGAAAAGGGTCTTGGTCAGGCTGCGAAAAAGGCTGACAGACTAGCTAGCGAAGGACTTGTTAGCGTAGTGGTATGCGATCACTGCAAAACCGCTACTATAAGCGAGATAAACTCAGAGACAGACTTTGTCGCTAAAAACGCGCAGTTTCAAGCTCTTACAAAAGATACAACAGCTCATATTCAAACAAATTCAATACAAGATGTTGAGAGCTTAAATGTAAGTGTGATAAATGGCGTAAAATTTGAGGATTATTTCAAAAACCAAATCGCAACAATAGGCGAAAATTTAGTTGTTCGCCGCTTTGAGACTATTAAGGCTGATGATAAGGGCGTAGTAAACGGATATGTTCACTCAAACGGACGTGTAGGCGTACTAATCGGTGCTGCTTGCGAGAGTGCTGAGATAGCGAAAAAGGCAGAAGATTTCATAAGAAATTTATGTATGCATGCTGCTGCCATGAAGCCTCAAGTTATAAGCTATAAAGACCTTGATAAAGATTTTGTAGAGAAAGAATTTATAGCTCTTAAAGCCGAGCTTGAAAAAGATAACGAAGAGCTAGTTCGCCTTGGTAAACCGCTTCATCACATTCCAAGCTATGCAAGCAGATTGCAACTTACAGATGATGTTATGGCAAAAGCTGAAAATGCGATAAAAGAAGAGCTAAAAGCAGAAGGTAAACCTGAGAAAATTTGGGACAAAATCATACCTGGCAAGATTGAGAGATTTTATGCTGATAACACAGTCTTAGATCAGCGCTTAACACTTCTTGGTCAGTTTTATGTAATGGATGATAAGAAAACCGTAGAGCAAGTAATCGCTGAAAAATCTAAAGAGCTTGGCGGTAAGATAGAGATAGTTAAATATGTTCGGTTCGAGCTTGGCGAAGGACTTGAAAAGAAAAATGAGGATTTTGCAGCAGAAGTTGCGGCACAAATCGGCTAA
- a CDS encoding ABC transporter ATP-binding protein, whose protein sequence is MEILRASNLGFAYDYTLFENLNLTLNSGENTAILGVSGCGKSTILHILSTLLKPQNGEVVYDNKSLYTLSQNELLKIRRFDFGIIFQAHYLFKGFNALENIELAGILSNQNVDDKILENLKIKEVINQKVGELSGGQQQRVSIARVLCKKPKIIFADEPTGNLDKQTANEVMNTLFDYIKENDAALVLVTHDNELANRCTNVYKLEDKKLIKWK, encoded by the coding sequence ATGGAAATTTTAAGAGCGTCTAATCTAGGCTTTGCGTATGATTATACGCTCTTTGAAAATCTGAATTTAACTCTAAATTCAGGTGAAAACACTGCTATATTGGGAGTTAGCGGTTGCGGCAAATCAACTATTTTACACATTCTTTCAACGCTTCTTAAGCCTCAAAATGGTGAGGTTGTATATGATAATAAGTCACTTTATACACTTTCTCAAAATGAGCTTTTAAAAATTCGTAGATTTGATTTTGGAATAATCTTTCAGGCTCATTATCTTTTTAAGGGCTTTAATGCACTTGAAAATATCGAACTTGCAGGAATTTTGTCAAATCAAAATGTAGATGATAAAATTTTAGAAAATTTAAAAATCAAAGAAGTGATAAACCAAAAAGTGGGTGAGCTAAGCGGTGGGCAACAGCAAAGGGTTAGTATAGCCCGTGTGCTTTGTAAAAAGCCAAAGATTATCTTTGCCGATGAGCCAACTGGAAATTTAGACAAACAGACCGCAAATGAGGTGATGAACACGCTTTTTGATTACATCAAAGAAAATGATGCGGCGCTAGTATTGGTGACTCATGATAACGAGCTTGCAAATAGATGCACTAATGTATATAAACTAGAGGATAAGAAACTGATAAAATGGAAATAG